The following nucleotide sequence is from Candidatus Bipolaricaulis sibiricus.
GCGCACGACGAGGCCGGCCAGGCACGGGTGGGGGACATCGTTCGCATCGAAGAGACGAGGCCTCTGTCCAAGCTCAAGCGGTGGCGGCTGCTGGAAGTCGTGCGCCGCGCGGAAGGGTGAGAGCATGATCTTCCCGACAACACGGCTTGCCGTAGCCGACAACACCGGGGTGAAGGAAGTGGAGTGCATCAACGTGCTTGGGAAGAAGAGCCAAGCCGGGATCGGGGATATCGTAGTGGCCTCGGTCAAGAAGCGGATCCCGACCTCTGAGTTCACCAAGGGGAACATCGTGCGGGGCGTTGTGGTGCGGACGCGGGTGGCGTTCCGGCGCGAGGACGGGAGCACGATCCGCTTTGACGACAATGCGGTAGTGCTTGTCGACAAGACCCTGCAGCCGCTCGGGACGCGGGTGTTCG
It contains:
- a CDS encoding LSU ribosomal protein L14p (L23e) is translated as MIFPTTRLAVADNTGVKEVECINVLGKKSQAGIGDIVVASVKKRIPTSEFTKGNIVRGVVVRTRVAFRREDGSTIRFDDNAVVLVDKTLQPLGTRVFGPVARELRERGMMRIISVAPEVV